A genomic window from Methanovulcanius yangii includes:
- a CDS encoding winged helix-turn-helix transcriptional regulator, with amino-acid sequence MDDTPKKYKYSWGIDAAIDVIGGKWKPLILYELRDGTLRFSQLMGGVQPKITQRMLTKQLRELEKDGLITRKVYPQVPPKVEYSLTEKGLSLMPILDLLCEWGYEHMDDDIEFKCEE; translated from the coding sequence ATGGACGATACGCCGAAAAAATACAAATACAGCTGGGGAATCGATGCCGCAATCGATGTGATTGGAGGCAAATGGAAACCATTGATCCTCTATGAGTTACGAGACGGGACACTCCGGTTTAGTCAGCTAATGGGCGGTGTGCAGCCGAAGATCACCCAGAGAATGCTTACCAAACAGCTTCGCGAACTTGAGAAGGATGGTCTCATCACCAGAAAGGTGTACCCTCAGGTCCCGCCGAAGGTGGAGTATTCGCTCACGGAAAAAGGACTCAGCCTGATGCCAATCCTCGACCTGCTCTGTGAATGGGGATATGAGCACATGGATGACGATATCGAGTTCAAATGTGAAGAATAA